The nucleotide window GGTTGTATAAATACCTTGAGATACCTGAGTTCGGAACTATGATGGGGGTTTCAAACAACTCAATGTATGAAATCCTCAGGCCTTCAGAGAGCCGTTGAAGTACGGATGCTGACGGCCAGGCTGATGCGTTTTCAATATTGGAAATGCTCTTTTCGCATACTCCGGAAACTGCAGAAAGTTCTTTCTGAGACATTTTGATGCTATGCCGTAAATGAATGAGATTTTCTCCTAAAACTTTTTGAAGTGCAATTTTGTTGAATGTCTTTTTACGGTCAATTTTCTTCAGTAACATTTTTCCTGAATCGGATCTTCGCATTTCTTTTTTAAGACGGTGAGTTTTCTTACGGTCAGTGATGAAAAATTCATCTTTTTTCGTAAACACAGATTCATCAAAAAGTTCCCTGTAAGAAATTTCAAACAGGTTGCATATAACTTCAATTTTTTCAGGCTTCGTCCAGTGATGTCCGGATTCGATTTCTGTAATTTCCCTCGGAGTAAGGTCGATCTGGTAAGCCATTTCTTCCTGAGTTATACCGCGCTTCATTCTGAATTTTACAACATTTTCTGAAAATACTTCTAATAGTGTATGTTTTGCATTCATGGTTTGAGATTAACAGAATCTCCATTTGTTCATAAAGGAGATGAAATTACTGATTTTCACTGAAAATAAGAATTTTCATGTGAAGTAACGTAATTTTTTTAAGAAAATTTTAATTTTTCTTTCGATTTTCACCGAAAAAATATCTTCTTGTTTTTATTATCAGCAGAAATTATTTCAAACATTACAATATTTTTAACCGTAATTTTACAGAGGCGGGGAACGCTCAGAATCCACCCCGGCAGGTCAAAGAAAAGGGAAGGCGCGTGTATCTCAACGGGCCCTGCAGGGCTTACCCTCCCGGCCGGTCCTGCGCAGAAA belongs to Treponema rectale and includes:
- a CDS encoding helix-turn-helix domain-containing protein — protein: MNAKHTLLEVFSENVVKFRMKRGITQEEMAYQIDLTPREITEIESGHHWTKPEKIEVICNLFEISYRELFDESVFTKKDEFFITDRKKTHRLKKEMRRSDSGKMLLKKIDRKKTFNKIALQKVLGENLIHLRHSIKMSQKELSAVSGVCEKSISNIENASAWPSASVLQRLSEGLRISYIELFETPIIVPNSGISRYLYNLNHRELSILIEQLEQRRKILCDIERNHEMSV